A stretch of DNA from Streptomyces rubradiris:
GCGGCGCTGTGGGCGGCGGGTGTGACGGCCTGGCGCGGCACGCGGGGCAACGGCGAGCCGCGCGGGGTGTTCTGCGGCATCGGGGTGTGCTTCGACTGCCTGGTGACCGTCAACGGCCGTCCCGGCCAACGGGCTTGCCTGGTGCCGGTGCGCCCGGGGGACGAGATCCGCACCCAGCGGGGGACGGGCCACGGCGATGACTGAGCGGCCTCGGCTCGCCGTCGTCGGCGCGGGCCCGGCCGGGCTCGCCGCGGCCCTGACGGCCGCCGCACGGGGTGTCCGGGTGCTCCTGGTCGACGCGGCCGACCAGGCCGGCGGGCAGTTCTACCGGCAGCCGGCCGCCGGTCTCGGCGCTCGCCGGCCCCAGGCTCCGCACCCCCGGTGGCGCACCTGGGAGCGGCTGCGGACCGGCCTCGAACGGCACCGCGCGGCGGGCCGGATCACGCACCTGACGGACCATCATGTGTGGTGCGTGTCAGGTCAGTCGGGCTCCGGCGGGTTCACCGTGCACGCGCTGCGCGGCCCCGGGCAGGAGGAGGGCGTCACCGTCCGCGCCGACGCGGTGCTCCTCGCCACCGGCGGCTATGAGCGGGTGCTGCCCTTCCCGGGCTGGACGCTGCCCGGGGTCGTCACGGCGGGCGGCGCGCAGGCCATGCTCAAGGGGCAGCTGGTGCTGCCCGGGCGGACGGCCGTGGTCGCCGGGACCGGGCCGCTGCTGCTGCCGGTGGCGGCCGGGTTCGCCGCGGCCGGTGCCCGGGTGGCGGCGCTGGTCGAGTCCGCCGGTCCGGCCGCGCTGCCGCGCCGGGCGCCCGCCCTGGCCGCGCGGCCGGGCACCCTCGCCGAGGGCGCCGGGTACGCGGTCCGGCTGCTGCGGCACAAGGTGCGCACCCTGATCCGGCACACGGTCCTGGCGGCGCACGGCACCGAGCGGCTGGAGGCGGTGACGGTGGCCGCGCTCGACCGGGCCGGACGCCCACGGCCCGGAACCGCCCGCCGGGTGCGCTGCGACACGCTCGCCGTGGGCCACGGACTGCTGCCGCACACCGACCTGGCCGAGACCCTCGGCTGCGCCCTGTCCGGCACCGCCGTACGGGTCGACGCCGAGCAGCGCACCGACGTGCCCGGCGTCTGGGCCGCCGGGGAGACCACCGGGGTGGGCGGCGCGGCGCTCGCGCTCGCCGAGGGGCACATCGCCGGGCAGTCGGCCGCCGCGCGGCTGTGCGGCACCGTCCCTGACCCGCGCCGCTGGGCCGCCGCCGACCGGGCCAGGGCGCGGGCGCGGGCGTTCGCCGCGGCCCTGGACGCGGTGTACGCCCCGCCGGCGGGCTGGGCGGACCGGCTGCCGGACGCGACGGTGGTGTGCCGCTGCGAGGAGGTCACCGCGGGGCGGGTGCGCGAGGCGGTCGGCACCCTGGGCGCCGGGGACGCGCGCACCGTGAAGCTGCTCACCCGGGCCGGGATGGGCTGGTGCCAGGGCCGGATGTGCGCGCCCGCGGTGGCCGGCCTGACGGGCTGCCCGCTCGGCCCCGGACGTCGGCCGTTCGCCCGGCCGGTACCGCTCGGCGTCCTGGCCGACCTGCCGGACACCGAGTAAGCCGTGCCCAACAGTGCAATATCACACCTCACTACAGCGGTTACCTGCCGGGATTGGGGACTTCCGATGTCCGATCTACCGCACCGCCCCTGGCGCGGCGTCCTCGTCGCCACCGCCCTCCCCTTCCGCGACGACCTCTCGGTCGATTACGACCGTTACGCCGAGCACTGCGCCTGGCTCGTCGCCAGCGGCTGCGACGGCGTCGTACCGAACGGCTCGCTCGGCGAGTACCAGGTGCTCACCCCCGAGGAGCGGGCCCGGGTGGTGGAGACCGCCGTGGCCGCGGTCGGCGGACAGCGGGTGATGCCGGGCGTGGCCGCGTACGGCCCCACGGAGGCCCGCCGCTGGGCCGAGCAGGCCGGCGCGGCCGGCTGCGCGGCGGTGATGCTGCTGCCGCCCAACGCCTACCGCGCCGACGAGCGTTCCGTCCTCGCCCACTACGCGGAGGTCGCCCGGGCCGGCCTGCCGGTGGTGGCGT
This window harbors:
- a CDS encoding FAD-dependent oxidoreductase, giving the protein MTERPRLAVVGAGPAGLAAALTAAARGVRVLLVDAADQAGGQFYRQPAAGLGARRPQAPHPRWRTWERLRTGLERHRAAGRITHLTDHHVWCVSGQSGSGGFTVHALRGPGQEEGVTVRADAVLLATGGYERVLPFPGWTLPGVVTAGGAQAMLKGQLVLPGRTAVVAGTGPLLLPVAAGFAAAGARVAALVESAGPAALPRRAPALAARPGTLAEGAGYAVRLLRHKVRTLIRHTVLAAHGTERLEAVTVAALDRAGRPRPGTARRVRCDTLAVGHGLLPHTDLAETLGCALSGTAVRVDAEQRTDVPGVWAAGETTGVGGAALALAEGHIAGQSAAARLCGTVPDPRRWAAADRARARARAFAAALDAVYAPPAGWADRLPDATVVCRCEEVTAGRVREAVGTLGAGDARTVKLLTRAGMGWCQGRMCAPAVAGLTGCPLGPGRRPFARPVPLGVLADLPDTE
- a CDS encoding (2Fe-2S)-binding protein, which gives rise to MNPLEPARARPARTATFDGRPLRVLPGQTVAAALWAAGVTAWRGTRGNGEPRGVFCGIGVCFDCLVTVNGRPGQRACLVPVRPGDEIRTQRGTGHGDD